One Massilia sp. 9096 genomic window carries:
- a CDS encoding DUF2868 domain-containing protein — translation MNEQVARNVVLVRAIESADTERQILSDDDRMYASRSARELAQWSASDQKSPVTVDHFLQHRAEQILKRLAERTPALKSWLQRRTLLPALSILLPLAALILGAAIDHIADPHRIDLLSAPLLLIVGWNLLVYLLLFIWMFVPSRRAGWVSPEMMRRLSVGKARLPRKLPGALAEALRQYAVDWTELSWRLTHARLARAIHLAAAAFAIGAILSLYARGLMTQYAAGWESTFLDAGQVHALLSWLFAPALAVFPIQGFTLADVQALRFVQEPSPAGGARWVHLYAATLFLLVVLPRLLLAAFSGWRASRLSHRFALDLQQPYYRTLADQIGMGTGPTLLRVLPYSFTLDETRDRGLSAVAVRMFGEQARVMLRPPIAYGDDAHTAMADLRSGGEEDGTVTAVLFNLSATPEKENHGVFLDAIKRQLPDGLLVLVDKSGMLERSLNPAGDDVRVSERIALWRQFCAYYGVPVSVVNLLQPDKYPLDQDSAKAVTGA, via the coding sequence ATGAACGAACAGGTAGCAAGAAACGTAGTGCTGGTCCGCGCCATCGAAAGCGCCGACACCGAGCGTCAAATCCTCAGCGACGACGACCGCATGTATGCGAGCCGCAGCGCCCGCGAACTCGCCCAATGGTCGGCGTCCGACCAGAAATCGCCGGTCACGGTCGACCACTTCCTGCAGCACCGCGCCGAACAGATCCTGAAACGCCTTGCCGAGCGCACCCCGGCGCTCAAGAGCTGGCTGCAGCGGCGCACGCTGCTGCCTGCGCTCTCGATCCTGCTGCCGCTCGCCGCGCTCATCCTCGGCGCCGCCATCGACCACATCGCCGACCCGCACCGCATCGACCTGCTGTCCGCGCCGCTGTTGCTGATCGTCGGCTGGAACCTGCTGGTCTACCTGCTCCTGTTCATCTGGATGTTCGTGCCATCGCGCCGCGCCGGCTGGGTGAGCCCGGAGATGATGCGCCGCCTCAGCGTCGGCAAGGCCAGGCTGCCGCGCAAGCTGCCCGGCGCGCTGGCCGAGGCGCTGCGCCAGTACGCCGTCGATTGGACCGAGCTGTCCTGGCGTCTCACGCACGCGCGTCTCGCGCGCGCGATTCACCTGGCGGCGGCTGCTTTCGCCATCGGCGCCATCCTGTCGCTGTACGCGCGCGGCCTGATGACACAATATGCGGCCGGCTGGGAGAGCACGTTCCTCGATGCCGGCCAGGTCCACGCCCTGCTGTCCTGGCTGTTCGCGCCGGCCCTGGCCGTGTTCCCGATCCAGGGCTTCACGCTCGCCGACGTGCAGGCGCTGCGCTTCGTGCAGGAGCCGTCGCCAGCCGGCGGAGCGCGCTGGGTCCACCTGTATGCAGCCACGCTGTTTCTGCTGGTCGTCCTGCCGCGCCTGTTGTTGGCGGCATTCTCGGGCTGGCGTGCGTCGCGCCTGTCGCACCGCTTCGCGCTCGACCTGCAACAGCCGTATTACCGCACGCTGGCCGACCAGATCGGCATGGGCACGGGACCGACGCTGCTGCGCGTGCTGCCCTACAGTTTTACGCTCGACGAAACGCGCGATCGCGGCCTGTCCGCCGTGGCGGTCCGGATGTTCGGCGAGCAGGCGCGCGTGATGCTGCGTCCGCCCATTGCCTATGGCGACGATGCCCACACCGCCATGGCCGACCTGCGCAGCGGCGGCGAAGAAGACGGCACCGTCACCGCCGTCCTGTTCAACTTGTCCGCCACGCCGGAAAAGGAAAACCATGGCGTCTTCCTCGATGCCATCAAGCGCCAGCTGCCGGACGGCCTGCTCGTGCTGGTCGACAAATCCGGCATGCTCGAGCGCTCGCTGAACCCGGCCGGCGACGACGTGCGCGTGTCGGAGCGGATCGCCCTGTGGCGCCAGTTCTGCGCCTATTACGGCGTGCCGGTCAGCGTGGTCAACCTGCTGCAACCCGACAAATACCCGCTCGATCAGGACAGCGCCAAGGCCGTGACGGGAGCATGA